The Terriglobales bacterium region CCTACGGCGTGAACCTCGATGACCAGGGCGACTTCCGCCCCGGCCAGAAGGCGGCGCAGCAGCACGGCGTGGCCGCGCCGCTGCTCGCCGCCGGCCTCGGCAAGCAGGACGTCCGCGACCTGGCGCGCGCCGCCGGCCTGCGCGTCTGGGACAAGCCCGCCTCCGCCTGCCTCTCGTCGCGCATCGAGTACGGTCGCCCGGTCACCCGCGAGGCGCTCGCGCAGGTCGAGCAGGGCGAGGACGCGCTGCGGGCGCTCGGCTTCCGCCAGTTCCGCGTGCGACACCACGGCGAGCTCGTCCGCGTGGAGATCGCCAAGGATGAGCTGCCCCGCGCCCTCACTCCGGAGATGGCCGGCGAGCTCACCTCCCTCTTCAAGGGCCTGGGCTTCACCTACGTCACGCTCGACCTGGAAGGCTTCCGCTCCGGCTCGATGAACGCCCTGCTGCCTGCCAGCACGCTCGCGCGCGTGCGATAATCGTAGGCTCACCTCTCTTATGAAGGCGGTCCTGGTGTCCATGCTGAAGCGAGCATTGCTGTTGGTGGCGGTCCTGTGCCTGGGGTGCGCGGCGCAGAGCAACAACACGCCCGAAGTGAACCGGCGCATCGAGCAGCAGGTGCGGAACTCGGCGGAGATGTCCCCGGGCGCGAAGATCGAGGTCGGCGAGCGCAAGGCCAGTGACTTCGGCGGCTGGGACCTCGTCACCGTCACCGTGACCGACCAGGGCGCGCCTCGCACCTACACCTTCCTGCTCTCCAAGGACGGCAACACGCTGGTGCACTACACCAAGTTCGACATCTCGACCGCGCCCAACGCGCGCACGATGGCCAGGATTGACCTCACCGGGCGGCCGGTCCGCGGCAACAAGGACGCCAAGGTCACCATCGCCATCTATGACGACTTCCAGTGCCCCTACTGCGCGCGCATGTATTCCACCCTCTTCAATGAGGTGATGAAGACCTACGGCGACAAGGTGAAGGTCATCTACAAGGACTACCCGCTCTACGAGATCCATCCCTGGGCGGTGCGCGCCGCCATCAACGCCAACTGCCTGCTCGAGCAGTCCAACGACGCCTGGTGGCAGTTCAGCGACGAGGTCCACACCAGGCAGGCCGAGATCGGGAAGCAGGAGAGTGCGCCCGAGCCCAAGGAGGCTCCGCCGGCCAAGGCGGCCGCGGAAGGCAAGGGCAAGCTCCGCGGCTACGGGCTCGACAAGCTCGCCACCGACATCGCCGCGAAGAACAAGCTCGATGCCAGCAAGCTGCGCGCGTGCATGGAGACGCGCTCCACCGACAAGGTGCGCGCCTCCCTCGAGGAAGGGCGTGCGCTGGGGGTGAGCGCCACCCCCACACTCTTCGTCAACGGCGAGAAACTCGAGGGCGCCTACACCTACGAGGAGGTCGCCGCCGTGCTGGACCGCGCCCTGCTCGCCGCCGGGGTGCAGCCGCCCGCCCCCGCCAAGGCGGCCTCCAACGGCCAGAAGTAAGGCGCGGGCTTGGTACAATCGCCTGTCCCGCTCCCACGGTGACTCTCAGGAGGATCTGGTCTTGAACGCGAACGCGCCCTTCTTCGGCAGCCGCATCCTGCGGGCGGCCGGCATCGTGGCTCTTGGGGTCTTCCTCGGCATCTCCGGCTGCGGCCGCAAGGACACGCCCGGCGACGTCATGGCCGAGGTCAACGGCAAGAAGATCCCGCGCTCGGAAGTGGACAAGTGGTACAAGCGCCAGGTCGGCCAGGTGAGCGAGCAGCAGAAGCCCTCCACCGAGCAGGAAGCCAGCCTCCGCCTCAACATCCTCGACGTCCTCATCCACCGCCAGATCGAGCTGCAGCGCGCCGAGAAGCTCGGCCTGGTCACCACCGACGATGAGGTCGAAGCCAAGCTCAACGAGATGAAGTCCAGCTACACCGAGGAGCAGTTCCAGGAAGAGCTGAAGAAGCAGGGCCAGGCCCTCGACGACCTCAAGCGCGACATCCGCGACAACCTGACCATCCAGAAGCTGCTCAACAAGGAGGTCAACTCCAAGATCACCATCAGCGACGCCGACCTCACCAACTACTACAACTCGCACAAGGCGGAGTTCAACCGGGTGGAGCCCGGCTACGACATCGCCCAGATCATCGTGTACACGCAGGCCATGCCGGGCGCGAGCAAGCCGGCCACCGACCTCGACCCGCGCCGCCGCATCCAGACCATCTACAACCGCCTCCAGAGCGGCGAGGACTTCAGCAGCGTCGCCGCGCGCTACTCCGAGCACGCCGACACCGCCAGCTCGGGCGGCCGCATGGGCATCATCCCGGAATCGGGCGTCCGCCAGATGGACGCCGCCACCCGTGACGCCCTGCTCAAGATGAAGCCCGGCGACATGACCGGCATCATCGCCGTCATCAATCCCGCCAGCGGGCAGCCCGCCGGCTATCGCATCGTGAAGTTGCTGGGTAAGGAACCCGCCGGCCAGCGCGACCTGAACGACCCCCGCGTGCAGCAGTTCATCCGCGAGCAGCTCAAGACCCGGCGCGAGCAGCTGCTCACCGCCGCCTACCGCGAAACGCTTCGCAACGACGCCAAGGTCGAGAATTACTACGCCGAACAGATCCTCAAGAATACGGCGGCGAGTAAGTAAGCGATCAGCGATTAGCGGTTGCTTGCGGCGCCATGCGCCCTGTCGGCCGCCACCTTCCGGATCAGGCTGCCGAGCATTCTCTGAATCTCCTGCGTCGCGCTGTGAAGCCGGGAGTGGTCCGCCCTCGGCAGGTACTCCAAATCGCGGGCGAGGAGCAGCTCGTAATCCAGTTCGCGAGCCGAACCCATCGCGTTCTGCAGGAACCGCTGGAAATCGCCGTCGCTTTCCCGCCCGCATCCTTCCGCAATATTGGCAGCGATGGAGACGCTGCACCGCCGGATCTGACTGGTGAGTCCAAACCTCTCGTCTGCCGGGAACCGTGCGCTGACTCGATAGCGATCGAGGACCGTCTGGTGTGCCTTCTCCCACACCGTCAATTGCCGGAAATCCTTCATGGCTCCTCCTCAGTCGCTAATTGCTAATCGCTAATTGCTAATCGCTCATTGCTCATCGCTCATCCCACCGTCGCCAGCACATCGCCCGCGTTGACGGCCATACCCTCCGTCACGGCGACGTTCTGCACCACTCCCGCCTTCGGCGATTTGATCTCGTTCTGCATCTTCATCGCTTCCACCACCACCACGCCCTGCCCGGCCTCCACCGCCGTCCCGGCGGGCGCGAGGATGCGCACCACCTTCCCCGGCATGGGCGACACCAGCTTCTTCGGCCCGGTGTCGCTCGCGGCGGCGGCCGCCCGGCGCGACCCTAGCGCGCGCGGGTCGCGCACCTCGGAGGTGAAGGTGATGCCGCGCACCACCATGTGTTCGCTGGCCGCGGTGGTCTCGCGCTTGATGTCGTAGCTGCGCCCCTCGATCAGCAGCGACATCACGTCGCGCTCCGCGATCACCGCGTCCACCGTCATCGCCTTGCCGTCGACCTTCACCTGCATGCCGTCGCGACCGCGCTCCAGCTCCACGCGGTGCGTCCGGCCATCGATGATCACGTCGTAGGTCATCTATTTCTCGCGCAACGCCGCCACCCGCGCCGTCTTCTTCCACGCCGAGTCTTCCCCGCCGGGATGGCTCGGCCCCGCGCCGTTCGCGCTGGGCGCCATCATCTTGAACAGCGCCGCCGCGATCGCCGCCACCGTGGCGTGCTCGCCCTCGGCGTGCGCCGC contains the following coding sequences:
- the larE gene encoding ATP-dependent sacrificial sulfur transferase LarE, encoding MSASPQLAALNTHLRSLGKVLVAYSGGVDSAFLAWAAHEQLGERMLAIIADSPSLARTQLEDALKFAEEQRIPVEVVATGELENPDYARNDAARCFFCKDELFTVMECLRAERGFDTVAYGVNLDDQGDFRPGQKAAQQHGVAAPLLAAGLGKQDVRDLARAAGLRVWDKPASACLSSRIEYGRPVTREALAQVEQGEDALRALGFRQFRVRHHGELVRVEIAKDELPRALTPEMAGELTSLFKGLGFTYVTLDLEGFRSGSMNALLPASTLARVR
- a CDS encoding thioredoxin domain-containing protein; protein product: MKAVLVSMLKRALLLVAVLCLGCAAQSNNTPEVNRRIEQQVRNSAEMSPGAKIEVGERKASDFGGWDLVTVTVTDQGAPRTYTFLLSKDGNTLVHYTKFDISTAPNARTMARIDLTGRPVRGNKDAKVTIAIYDDFQCPYCARMYSTLFNEVMKTYGDKVKVIYKDYPLYEIHPWAVRAAINANCLLEQSNDAWWQFSDEVHTRQAEIGKQESAPEPKEAPPAKAAAEGKGKLRGYGLDKLATDIAAKNKLDASKLRACMETRSTDKVRASLEEGRALGVSATPTLFVNGEKLEGAYTYEEVAAVLDRALLAAGVQPPAPAKAASNGQK
- a CDS encoding SurA N-terminal domain-containing protein; the protein is MNANAPFFGSRILRAAGIVALGVFLGISGCGRKDTPGDVMAEVNGKKIPRSEVDKWYKRQVGQVSEQQKPSTEQEASLRLNILDVLIHRQIELQRAEKLGLVTTDDEVEAKLNEMKSSYTEEQFQEELKKQGQALDDLKRDIRDNLTIQKLLNKEVNSKITISDADLTNYYNSHKAEFNRVEPGYDIAQIIVYTQAMPGASKPATDLDPRRRIQTIYNRLQSGEDFSSVAARYSEHADTASSGGRMGIIPESGVRQMDAATRDALLKMKPGDMTGIIAVINPASGQPAGYRIVKLLGKEPAGQRDLNDPRVQQFIREQLKTRREQLLTAAYRETLRNDAKVENYYAEQILKNTAASK
- a CDS encoding four helix bundle protein, which codes for MKDFRQLTVWEKAHQTVLDRYRVSARFPADERFGLTSQIRRCSVSIAANIAEGCGRESDGDFQRFLQNAMGSARELDYELLLARDLEYLPRADHSRLHSATQEIQRMLGSLIRKVAADRAHGAASNR
- a CDS encoding biotin/lipoyl-containing protein, with the translated sequence MTYDVIIDGRTHRVELERGRDGMQVKVDGKAMTVDAVIAERDVMSLLIEGRSYDIKRETTAASEHMVVRGITFTSEVRDPRALGSRRAAAAASDTGPKKLVSPMPGKVVRILAPAGTAVEAGQGVVVVEAMKMQNEIKSPKAGVVQNVAVTEGMAVNAGDVLATVG